Proteins from a genomic interval of Arvicola amphibius chromosome 10, mArvAmp1.2, whole genome shotgun sequence:
- the Rnf34 gene encoding E3 ubiquitin-protein ligase RNF34 isoform X3 produces MKHVCCDCKKDFCSFCSVSHGNLRRCSTCHLLQETAFQRPQLMRLKVKDLRQYLLLRNIPTDTCREKEDLVDLVMCHRGLASGGDLDSSSLNSSRSQTSSFFTQSFFSNYTAPSATVSSFQGELMDRDGTFRSEVLAQVQSEIASANTDDDDDDEDEDDNEEDDDDEQEENLEEQNPGLSKKKVRASLSDLSSLEEVEGMSVRQLKEILARNFVNYSGCCEKWELVEKVNRLYKENEENQKSYGERMQLQDEEDDSLCRICMDAVIDCVLLECGHMVTCTKCGKRMSECPICRQYVVRAVHVFKS; encoded by the exons CACGTCTGCTGTGACTGCAAGAAGGACTTCTGTTCCTTTTGCTCGGTTTCACACGGAAACCTCCGCAGATGTTCTACTTGTCACCTACTGCAGGAGACAGCCTTCCAGCGCCCTCAGTTGATGCGGCTGAAAGTGAAGGACCTACGGCAGTATCTCCTCCTCAGAAACATACCGACTGACACTTGTCGGGAGAAGGAAGACTTGGTAGATCTAGTAATGTGCCATCGTGGACTAGCTTCAGGGGGTGACCTGGACTCAAGCAGCCTGAATTCCTCACGGTCCCAGACTTCTAGTTTTTTTACACAATCgtttttttcaaattatacaGCCCCCTCTGCTACTGTGTCCTCCTTCCAGGGTGAGCTCATGGACAGAGATGGGACCTTCAGATCAGAAGTTCTGGCACAG GTACAAAGTGAAATAGCTTCAGCCAacacagatgatgatgatgatgatgaagatgaagatgataatgaagaagatgatgatgatgaacaaGAAGAAAACTTGGAGGAACAG AACCCAGGGCTCTCTAAGAAGAAAGTGAGAGCCTCGCTGTCCGACCTGTCAAGCCTTGAAGAGGTAGAAGGGATGAGTGTGCGCCAGCTGAAGGAGATCCTGGCTCGGAACTTTGTCAACTATTCCGGCTGTTGTGAAAAATGGGAGCTGGTAGAGAAAGTCAACCGGTTGtacaaagagaatgaagaaaaccaaAAGTCAT ACGGTGAGCGGATGCAGCTTCAAGATGAGGAAGACGACAGCCTGTGCCGAATCTGCATGGATGCAGTCATTGACTGTGTCCTGCTGGAATGTGGGCATATGGTCACCTGCACCAAGTGTGGCAAGCGCATGAGTGAGTGTCCCATCTGTCGGCAGTATGTGGTACGAGCTGTGCATGTTTTCAAGTCATGA